Proteins encoded by one window of Puntigrus tetrazona isolate hp1 chromosome 25, ASM1883169v1, whole genome shotgun sequence:
- the dhtkd1 gene encoding probable 2-oxoglutarate dehydrogenase E1 component DHKTD1, mitochondrial isoform X1 → MSGGIMLIKLRRILHRSFGARRPFLASLYHTQRGVYGFRPREIPEKDVGLPLISALNQDHGLARLVEAYRAHGHKVAKINPLLPQTPVLDSVPEIGLLNGAVRGVLNTTGLQHFGKAEATSEEVVAYLERTYCGRISVETTQLQSLQEREWFANRFEELKKEAFSPEERRQLSKLMLESQEFDHFLATKFATVKRYGGEGAESMMGFFYELFRSSAYSGVTDVVMGMPHRGRLNLLTGLLQFPPELMFRKMRGLSEFPENSPSIGDVLSHLTSTVELDFGAGHPLHVTMLPNPSHLEAINPVTQGKTRGRQQVKQDGDYSTDPHARPGDKVICLQVHGDASFSGQGIVPETFTLSNLPHFRVGGSIHLIVNNQVGYTTPSERGRSSLYCSDVGKMVGCAIIHVNGDDAEEVLRATRLAVEYQRRFRKDVIVDLLCYRQWGHNELDEPFFTNPAMYKIIRSRKSIPDSYADQLIAEGLMTEEERGQIKTAYYATLNDRLSNMTLYSPPPTNLQGRWGDLVEPQNRVSLWDTGVALPLLQFVGAKSVDIPEEIQLHSHLRKTHVQARLQKLEEGTKLDWSTAEALAFGSMLCQGFNIRISGQDVGRGTFSQRHAMVVCQETNDMYIPLNHINSEQKGHLEVCNSALSEEAVLGFEYGMSIAQPRLLPIWEAQFGDFFNGAQIIFDTFLSGGEAKWLLQSGLVILLPHGYDGAGPEHSSCRIERFLQLCDSKEEGVDGDTVNMGVINPTLPAQYFHLLRRQMIRNFRKPLIVASPKTLLRFSGAVSSLADMGPGTSFKPVIGDTSVNPASVQRVLFCSGKHYYALLKHRETLPEAEKNTALIRVEELCPFPTEALQQELNKYTNAKEFVWSQEEPQNMGCWSFVSPRFERQLACKLRLVSRPALPAPAVGIGTLHHQQHEAILTASFC, encoded by the exons ATGTCAGGTGGCATTATGCTCATTAAACTACGTCGAATTTTGCACCGGTCTTTCGGTGCCAGACGGCCGTTTTTAGCGAGTTTATACCACACTCAGCGAGGAGTCTATGGTTTCAGACCGAGAGAGATTCCGGAGAAAGACGTTGGACTTCCGCTGATCTCCGCGCTTAACCAAG ATCACGGGCTGGCGAGACTGGTGGAGGCCTATCGAGCACATGGACACAAAGTAGCTAAAATTAACCCCTTACTCCCCCAAACCCCTGTGCTGGACAGCGTTCCGGAGATCGGCCTGTTGAACGGAGCCGTTCGTGGGGTCCTCAACACCACCG GATTGCAGCATTTCGGAAAAGCTGAGGCGACTTCTGAAGAAGTGGTGGCTTATCTGGAGAGGACATACTGTGGGAGAATCTCAGTGGAAACCACTCAGCTCCAGAGCTTGCAGGAAAGAGAGTGGTTTGCAAACCGGTTTGAGGAACTCAAGAAAGAGGCGTTTTCGCCAGAGGAGAGGAGACAGCTTTCTAAGCTCATGCTTGAATCGCAG GAATTTGACCACTTTTTAGCTACCAAGTTTGCCACCGTCAAACGATATGGGGGCGAGGGAGCGGAGAGCATGATGGGATTTTTCTACGAGCTGTTCCGCTCTTCGGCGTACAGTGGAGTGACAGATGTGGTCATGGGAATGCCTCACCGCGGACGTCTCAACCTGCTCACCGGGCTACTGCAGTTCCCACCAGAG CTCATGTTCCGTAAGATGAGGGGTCTCAGCGAGTTTCCGGAGAACTCTCCCTCTATTGGAGACGTGCTGTCTCATTTAACCTCCACAGTGGAGCTGGACTTTGGGGCGGGACACCCTCTCCATGTCACCATGCTGCCTAACCCCTCCCACCTGGAGGCCATCAACCCCGTGACACAAGGAAAGACTCGTGGCCGTCAGCAAGTCAAACAGGACGGAGATTACTCCACTGACCCTCACGCACGACCAGGAGACAAAGTCATCTGCCTGCAG GTTCATGGCGATGCTTCGTTTTCAGGCCAAGGCATAGTACCGGAGACCTTCACCCTGTCAAATCTCCCCCATTTTAGAGTAGGTGGAAGCATCCACCTTATCGTGAACAATCAAGTGGGCTACACCACTCCCTCAGAGAGGGGCCGATCATCTCTTTACTGTAGTGATGTTG GTAAAATGGTGGGATGTGCAATAATCCATGTGAATGGCGATGATGCCGAGGAGGTCCTCAGGGCGACCCGGCTGGCCGTGGAATACCAGCGACGTTTCAGAAAAGACGTTATCGTAGACCTGCTTTGTTACCGCCAGTGGGGCCACAATGAGCTGGACGAGCCCTTTTTCACAAACCCCGCCATGTATAAAATTATCCG CTCGAGAAAAAGCATCCCTGATTCGTATGCCGACCAGCTCATCGCTGAGGGTCTGATGACAGAGGAAGAGCGTGGTCAGATCAAGACCGCCTACTACGCTACGCTCAACGACCGGCTGAGCAACATGACCCTCTACAGCCCTCCACCCACCAACCTCCAGGGCCGCTGGGGAGACCTGGTGGAGCCCCAGAACAGAGTCTCGCTCTGGGACACAGGCGTAGCGCTGCCCCTGCTGCAGTTCGTCGGAGCTAAATCGGTAGACATACCTGAAGAGATTCAGTTGCACAGTCACCTGAGGAAGACGCACGTTCAG GCGCGTTTGCAGAAACTGGAAGAGGGTACAAAATTGGATTGGTCCACAGCAGAAGCCCTGGCGTTTGGCTCAATGTTGTGCCAGG GCTTTAATATCCGTATCAGTGGTCAGGATGTTGGCCGGGGTACGTTCAGTCAGCGTCACGCTATGGTTGTGTGTCAGGAAACCAACGACATGTACATCCCCCTCAATCACATCAACTCTGAACAAAAAGGCCACTTGGAG GTGTGCAACAGTGCTCTTTCTGAGGAAGCTGTTCTGGGGTTTGAGTATGGAATGAGCATTGCTCAGCCTAGACTGCTGCCCATCTGGGAGGCTCAGTTTGGAGATTTCTTCAACGGTGCCCAGATAATATTCGACACTTTCCTCTCTGGAG GCGAGGCGAAATGGCTCCTGCAGAGTGGATTGGTCATCTTACTGCCGCACGGATACGACGGAGCCGGACCGGAGCATTCGTCTTGCCGAATCGAACGCTTCTTACAG CTGTGTGACAGTAAAGAGGAAGGTGTGGACGGAGACACGGTGAACATGGGAGTGATCAATCCTACCCTCCCAGCTCAGTACTTCCACCTTTTACGGAGACAGATGATCAGAAACTTCAGGAAGCCGCTGATCGTGGCCTCTCCTAAGACCCTGCTGCGCTTTTCT GGGGCAGTGTCAAGCTTGGCTGATATGGGTCCAGGAACTTCCTTTAAGCCTGTCATCGGTGATACATCTGTAAACCCTGCAAG TGTGCAGCGGGTTCTGTTTTGCTCTGGTAAACATTACTACGCCCTgctgaaacacagagagacGTTACCAGAGGCAGAAAAAAACACCGCTCTGATCAGGGTGGAGGAACTGTGTCCTTTCCCCACAGAAGCCTTACAACAGgagctaaataaatacacaaacgcCAAAG AGTTCGTCTGGAGTCAAGAGGAGCCGCAGAACATGGGCTGCTGGTCATTTGTATCGCCGAGATTTGAAAGGCAGTTAGCCTGCAAG CTGAGATTGGTCAGCAGACCAGCATTACCCGCTCCTGCCGTGGGCATCGGTACCCTCCACCACCAGCAGCACGAAGCCATCCTGACTGCGTCCTTCTGCTGA
- the dhtkd1 gene encoding probable 2-oxoglutarate dehydrogenase E1 component DHKTD1, mitochondrial isoform X2 produces MLESQEFDHFLATKFATVKRYGGEGAESMMGFFYELFRSSAYSGVTDVVMGMPHRGRLNLLTGLLQFPPELMFRKMRGLSEFPENSPSIGDVLSHLTSTVELDFGAGHPLHVTMLPNPSHLEAINPVTQGKTRGRQQVKQDGDYSTDPHARPGDKVICLQVHGDASFSGQGIVPETFTLSNLPHFRVGGSIHLIVNNQVGYTTPSERGRSSLYCSDVGKMVGCAIIHVNGDDAEEVLRATRLAVEYQRRFRKDVIVDLLCYRQWGHNELDEPFFTNPAMYKIIRSRKSIPDSYADQLIAEGLMTEEERGQIKTAYYATLNDRLSNMTLYSPPPTNLQGRWGDLVEPQNRVSLWDTGVALPLLQFVGAKSVDIPEEIQLHSHLRKTHVQARLQKLEEGTKLDWSTAEALAFGSMLCQGFNIRISGQDVGRGTFSQRHAMVVCQETNDMYIPLNHINSEQKGHLEVCNSALSEEAVLGFEYGMSIAQPRLLPIWEAQFGDFFNGAQIIFDTFLSGGEAKWLLQSGLVILLPHGYDGAGPEHSSCRIERFLQLCDSKEEGVDGDTVNMGVINPTLPAQYFHLLRRQMIRNFRKPLIVASPKTLLRFSGAVSSLADMGPGTSFKPVIGDTSVNPASVQRVLFCSGKHYYALLKHRETLPEAEKNTALIRVEELCPFPTEALQQELNKYTNAKEFVWSQEEPQNMGCWSFVSPRFERQLACKLRLVSRPALPAPAVGIGTLHHQQHEAILTASFC; encoded by the exons ATGCTTGAATCGCAG GAATTTGACCACTTTTTAGCTACCAAGTTTGCCACCGTCAAACGATATGGGGGCGAGGGAGCGGAGAGCATGATGGGATTTTTCTACGAGCTGTTCCGCTCTTCGGCGTACAGTGGAGTGACAGATGTGGTCATGGGAATGCCTCACCGCGGACGTCTCAACCTGCTCACCGGGCTACTGCAGTTCCCACCAGAG CTCATGTTCCGTAAGATGAGGGGTCTCAGCGAGTTTCCGGAGAACTCTCCCTCTATTGGAGACGTGCTGTCTCATTTAACCTCCACAGTGGAGCTGGACTTTGGGGCGGGACACCCTCTCCATGTCACCATGCTGCCTAACCCCTCCCACCTGGAGGCCATCAACCCCGTGACACAAGGAAAGACTCGTGGCCGTCAGCAAGTCAAACAGGACGGAGATTACTCCACTGACCCTCACGCACGACCAGGAGACAAAGTCATCTGCCTGCAG GTTCATGGCGATGCTTCGTTTTCAGGCCAAGGCATAGTACCGGAGACCTTCACCCTGTCAAATCTCCCCCATTTTAGAGTAGGTGGAAGCATCCACCTTATCGTGAACAATCAAGTGGGCTACACCACTCCCTCAGAGAGGGGCCGATCATCTCTTTACTGTAGTGATGTTG GTAAAATGGTGGGATGTGCAATAATCCATGTGAATGGCGATGATGCCGAGGAGGTCCTCAGGGCGACCCGGCTGGCCGTGGAATACCAGCGACGTTTCAGAAAAGACGTTATCGTAGACCTGCTTTGTTACCGCCAGTGGGGCCACAATGAGCTGGACGAGCCCTTTTTCACAAACCCCGCCATGTATAAAATTATCCG CTCGAGAAAAAGCATCCCTGATTCGTATGCCGACCAGCTCATCGCTGAGGGTCTGATGACAGAGGAAGAGCGTGGTCAGATCAAGACCGCCTACTACGCTACGCTCAACGACCGGCTGAGCAACATGACCCTCTACAGCCCTCCACCCACCAACCTCCAGGGCCGCTGGGGAGACCTGGTGGAGCCCCAGAACAGAGTCTCGCTCTGGGACACAGGCGTAGCGCTGCCCCTGCTGCAGTTCGTCGGAGCTAAATCGGTAGACATACCTGAAGAGATTCAGTTGCACAGTCACCTGAGGAAGACGCACGTTCAG GCGCGTTTGCAGAAACTGGAAGAGGGTACAAAATTGGATTGGTCCACAGCAGAAGCCCTGGCGTTTGGCTCAATGTTGTGCCAGG GCTTTAATATCCGTATCAGTGGTCAGGATGTTGGCCGGGGTACGTTCAGTCAGCGTCACGCTATGGTTGTGTGTCAGGAAACCAACGACATGTACATCCCCCTCAATCACATCAACTCTGAACAAAAAGGCCACTTGGAG GTGTGCAACAGTGCTCTTTCTGAGGAAGCTGTTCTGGGGTTTGAGTATGGAATGAGCATTGCTCAGCCTAGACTGCTGCCCATCTGGGAGGCTCAGTTTGGAGATTTCTTCAACGGTGCCCAGATAATATTCGACACTTTCCTCTCTGGAG GCGAGGCGAAATGGCTCCTGCAGAGTGGATTGGTCATCTTACTGCCGCACGGATACGACGGAGCCGGACCGGAGCATTCGTCTTGCCGAATCGAACGCTTCTTACAG CTGTGTGACAGTAAAGAGGAAGGTGTGGACGGAGACACGGTGAACATGGGAGTGATCAATCCTACCCTCCCAGCTCAGTACTTCCACCTTTTACGGAGACAGATGATCAGAAACTTCAGGAAGCCGCTGATCGTGGCCTCTCCTAAGACCCTGCTGCGCTTTTCT GGGGCAGTGTCAAGCTTGGCTGATATGGGTCCAGGAACTTCCTTTAAGCCTGTCATCGGTGATACATCTGTAAACCCTGCAAG TGTGCAGCGGGTTCTGTTTTGCTCTGGTAAACATTACTACGCCCTgctgaaacacagagagacGTTACCAGAGGCAGAAAAAAACACCGCTCTGATCAGGGTGGAGGAACTGTGTCCTTTCCCCACAGAAGCCTTACAACAGgagctaaataaatacacaaacgcCAAAG AGTTCGTCTGGAGTCAAGAGGAGCCGCAGAACATGGGCTGCTGGTCATTTGTATCGCCGAGATTTGAAAGGCAGTTAGCCTGCAAG CTGAGATTGGTCAGCAGACCAGCATTACCCGCTCCTGCCGTGGGCATCGGTACCCTCCACCACCAGCAGCACGAAGCCATCCTGACTGCGTCCTTCTGCTGA